From the Labrus mixtus chromosome 17, fLabMix1.1, whole genome shotgun sequence genome, one window contains:
- the pmchl gene encoding pro-melanin-concentrating hormone, like, with product MRPSVMPVIFAATLIFECYALSVALPMAKTEDSSLEQDSFTSLLNDEMTENSLGDADLTAAGNTRGQRVIVIADPSLWRDLRALHGGFSLYKRRADDNSQVIEHRGASQDLNIPILRRDTMRCMVGRVYRPCWEV from the coding sequence ATGAGACCCTCGGTCATGCCGGTCATCTTTGCAGCAACGCTCATATTCGAGTGCTATGCTCTGTCTGTGGCGTTACCCATGGCAAAGACTGAAGACAGCTCCTTGGAACAAGACTCTTTCACCTCTCTGCTGAATGACGAGATGACGGAAAACAGCCTGGGCGATGCAGATCTGACTGCTGCCGGCAACACCAGAGGCCAGAGGGTGATCGTCATCGCCGATCCGAGCCTGTGGAGGGACCTGAGGGCGCTGCACGGTGGATTTTCCCTCTACAAGCGCAGAGCTGACGACAACAGCCAGGTCATCGAGCACAGAGGAGCTAGCCAGGACCTGAACATTCCCATCCTGAGGAGGGACACCATGAGGTGCATGGTGGGACGGGTGTACCGGCCCTGCTGGGAAGTCTGA